One Bradyrhizobium zhanjiangense DNA segment encodes these proteins:
- a CDS encoding M20/M25/M40 family metallo-hydrolase, translated as MSRLPLATSLVGPLIASLWLACAATTAQAEPIADIHTLAQKEQQPLLDTLRDLVNIESGSKDIEGLNQIAERVAGQLRQLGGTVEILQPTDIYRLDDTPEKVGPAVHAVFKGTGSKKIMLIAHMDTVYLKGMLKDQPFRIDGDKAYGLGIADDKQGVALILHTVALLQKLNFKDYGTLTVLTNGDEEISSPGWRSTITRFAADQDVVFSFEGGGTDGTLRLATSGIGSAYLTVHGKSSHAGARPEGGVNALYELSHQVLQMKDLSKPEQGLKLNWTVSKSGTNRNVIPADATAQADARALKVADFDELEKALQDKIKNRLLPDSKVDLKFEVRRPPLEANEASRHVAAYGKTIYQELGMSLKVDEKATGGGTDAAFAALKTRGAVVEGMGLSGFGAHSNDAEYVQLNSIVPRLYLATRMIMDLSTGKLK; from the coding sequence ATGTCCCGCTTGCCCCTTGCTACATCGCTCGTTGGCCCGTTGATCGCCTCGCTCTGGCTGGCATGTGCCGCCACGACGGCGCAGGCCGAGCCGATCGCCGATATCCATACGCTGGCGCAAAAGGAGCAGCAGCCGCTGCTCGACACCCTGCGCGATCTCGTCAACATCGAATCCGGCAGCAAGGACATCGAAGGCCTGAACCAGATCGCTGAGCGCGTTGCCGGCCAACTCAGGCAGCTCGGCGGCACGGTGGAGATCCTGCAACCCACCGACATCTATCGCCTCGACGACACGCCTGAGAAGGTCGGGCCTGCCGTGCACGCCGTGTTCAAGGGCACGGGCAGCAAGAAGATCATGCTGATCGCCCACATGGACACGGTGTACCTGAAGGGCATGCTGAAGGACCAGCCGTTCCGCATCGACGGCGACAAGGCCTACGGCCTCGGCATTGCCGACGACAAGCAGGGCGTCGCACTCATTCTCCATACCGTGGCCCTACTCCAGAAGCTGAACTTCAAAGACTACGGCACGCTCACGGTGCTCACGAATGGCGACGAGGAGATCTCCTCGCCCGGCTGGCGCAGCACCATCACCCGGTTCGCCGCGGATCAGGACGTGGTGTTCTCGTTCGAAGGCGGCGGGACCGACGGCACGCTGCGCCTCGCCACCAGCGGCATCGGTTCGGCCTATCTCACCGTGCATGGCAAGTCGTCACATGCCGGCGCAAGGCCTGAGGGCGGCGTGAATGCGCTGTACGAGCTCTCGCACCAGGTGCTCCAGATGAAGGACCTGTCCAAGCCCGAGCAAGGCCTGAAGCTGAACTGGACGGTCTCCAAATCCGGCACTAATCGCAATGTGATCCCTGCCGACGCCACGGCCCAGGCCGACGCGCGTGCGCTCAAGGTGGCCGACTTTGACGAGCTGGAGAAGGCGCTTCAGGACAAGATCAAGAATCGCCTGCTGCCCGACTCCAAGGTCGACCTGAAGTTCGAGGTGCGTCGTCCGCCGTTGGAGGCCAACGAGGCCTCGCGCCACGTGGCGGCCTACGGCAAGACGATCTATCAGGAGCTCGGAATGTCCCTCAAGGTCGACGAGAAGGCGACCGGCGGCGGCACCGACGCCGCGTTTGCTGCGCTCAAGACCAGAGGAGCCGTGGTGGAAGGCATGGGCCTGTCAGGCTTCGGTGCACACTCCAACGATGCCGAATATGTGCAGCTCAACAGCATTGTGCCGCGTTTGTATCTGGCCACACGCATGATCATGGATCTGTCCACCGGCAAGCTGAAATAG